CACATTCAAGTGGATTATGCTCTTCGGAGGGATAGGCAGAACATGGGGAGGAGATATGTAGAGGTTTTCAGTTGCAAGAAGCAAGATTATTACCAAGCTATAGCTGCTGAGGTGAAGGAAGGAGGTTATGAATCTGACTACCGTGCTTCCCCTGCACCTCGTCCAAAGAGGGCCCAGAACAAAGATCAAATGGAGTACACAGAGATATTGAAGATGCGCGGTCTCCCATACCGCTGTAAGAAATCTGATATTCTCAAGTTTTTTGGTAAGGAATTTAACCTTACAGATGACAAGATAAACATTACCTACCGTTCTGATGGAAAAGCTACTGGTGATGCTTATGTGGAGTTTGCATCGGCTGAGGAGGCAAAGGAAGCTATGTGCAAGGACAATATGGAGATTGGATCAAGGTACATCGAGCTATTTCCTTCATATCCAGATGAAGCAAGACAAGCTGGATCAAGATCACGACGATGATGGAGAAGATTTTCTAGTATGGAATTTTTCATTTTGGGTTTAGACGTTTAGTCCTGTTAAAGACTCTCACCCCGTTCCCTTGCTATGTTTTCTACACAATATATATGAACCTGTGGAAGTTATCGGACTGTCCGTCTTGGATGTCTTAGTTGTGGTATTGGCCAACTCACTTTCAACTCTTGTGCCATCAATTGATTGTCTCTTTGTTCTGTAGTTTCGTTATGCTGAGTATTCTTGCTTTGCAAGTCAATTACTTACAAGTTTATAtgcctttctttctttctttctttctccaaTTTATTATATAGTTTGTTAGCCTTTCTGGTTTTGCTCAGAAGGGTTGGGAAGGTCCAGGTTACTATTTTCCTTGTCCGGGTACTTCTGTTTGTATGCTTATATTCCGTTTGCTCGTTTGCTTCCTAGTACACTTCTCCTTCTTTCTCTTTATTATGATTTGACTCGATTGAGGTGTGAGGTGTGAGGTGTGAGGTCTTCGATTTCTACTTTTCAAGTGTCAATTATAGTAACTATGATGACTGATGTATAACAGAGAAATATATTTAGTGTTATGTTATAGTAATTATGATGACTGATGGATTAGAGAGAGAGATATTGAATGTTCTATTATCATAGGAGATTATTTATGCTATTGTAATGGGGTGATTTAAATCTGTCTTGCTAGAGTGAAATGCTGAAGGGGATTCAGTAATTTccaagagattgagaaacaagtTTAAAGTGAATGGTATGTTCTAAAACTGCTTAATACAATGATAATCCCTTGAATTTGCTAGTAAATTTTATTGTGGCACTTGAATTTTAACTTGTTCATTGAACACATGATGAAGCTGTGAATGTTTATATTAGACATTTTTAGTTcaagttgtgaatttttttttgtgtgtgttctTAAGTGCACATTACGTCGATAATGTTACCTTCTTTGGGTGCAGAATTAAATTGGAAGTGTATAATATGAACGCTTTATCATGAAGTAAGTCATAGTTCAAttgtttaattttcaaattaaagagGTTCTGTATGTGTTGAGCCttttaaaaatggtgtgatATGTTCATCTCATCTTTGGGTAAAAATGGTTAGTGGTTAACCTCCTAGAATTTGATTACTATTGTATGTTTTCCTAAGAAATAAATCAGCTTGTAGCAGTTTTTATTGATGGTTTTTTTCTAGGTACTAATTAATGCTTACTATTGAGAGTTGCATGAATTATGTTTTAAGTGATATGACTgcatctttctttaattatatGTACTTGTACTGTCACTACACAACacaatttaatttgatagaaCTGCCCATGGTTTGACCAAGCAACCGTTTTGGTGAATCTTCAATATGTGGCTCTTAGAGAATAAACCCTGTGGGCTAGGGTCGTTTGGTACGTGAAATAAGAATAACAATCGATATGAAATTTAAGATCAACTTTatctcatatttgatttgagGTATTAGCTAACTAAGATCTCACCATTtgtactaaaataataatataaaataatttcatagaATATGCTTATTTCATCCCGCGTACCAAATGACCTGTGGTGTTTAGAGTAACCAAGATGTATAGATggtattttaaagaaaacatatagGTCTAGCTCAAATTAATCTGGAATTGAGGCTTAATTCATGTTGTACCTAGATAACTGAAgcatggtttgatttgataaataattttatggacaaattacttaagtaCACAACATTACTTTActtattctcaatatttctctacttttttactaaaatacaaaaatcccttattttcccccaattcaacttaaccggatactttattagtttaagtatctgCCCGTTATtaataaagtatccgcgctgctatattatgcatccgcccgttattaattaaagtatccgtgccaacaacttaataatttaagtatccgccctttattaattaaagtatccacGCTGCTATATTGTGTATCCGAAAGACactaaaaaagggatttttggtaattaatgaaagagtagggataggaagtaatttctttcttatactatgtgatttgcctaatttttactttttttattctgctctctatatttttttttcacttaaagACTAAACTTTTGATTAAGACAAGGTACGATGTTCATTTAATTCATATATCACATGTTACACCAATGAATCAAAGTCTTGGGGATTATGGTTCTTGAAAATTAAGGTCGAACATTATCACTGTTGTTGTGGTGGAACTAGCATTTTCCCCTGAAAATTTTGCGTTATTCTTCATTTTGACGTCTTATTTAGATAAATGAGATAAGATATATAGTTAATCTGAACTACGTATCTCTTAGTATTACTTAATTGATCAAATAGCACTATCATTAATTTTCGTTTCCTAGTAAATaggaaaaacatatttcttAATCTTTTTCGAATTAAAGTAGGACAAATATttgctaattaaaaaaaaaattctttggaaaagaatatatataaaaagaaaaaaaaaatatttatttggaaaaaagacACTAacaataagaatatttttggaTCAAACTATTAATGACAAGTATTTTTAGACCAAATTACTATTaacaaaatacattttattCAATAACACATAGTTACATActttaagaatattttgaactcttttccgtaggttttttttttttttttaatttaatacacAGTGCCGGCTCAATTGTATAAAAGAAAAGGCATGTGCCTTTAAGACCCCAAATCTAAGGGATCTCATTTTTCTTTAACAATGATAGCTTATAGATTGAATATTATTCGtagaaaaagtaattttttgtataactttGACATATTTGAAGTACTATATTCAATGAAAGATAACATaaattgattatattattaaataaataaaaaaagaatattcaaGGAAATAAATTCTATATTAGTTATTAACaatgttttaatatttaaaactttaattttattttaactttaggTCATTAATATGCTTGAGCCGTTCCAATTAATACATGACTAACTTAGACCCAAAAAAGTTATCCACTTCAATTtcacttatataaaaaataaaatgttgaagGATTTATAATAGATTATGATATTCCCTTATCATAAAGCATAGCTGTCCTCTAGTCTGTCAAAAGTGGTAAAATCAAAGTTTATTAGCACTTTGATTACATAATTACCattcaaataattattgatcattatttaatttgaccaatctttgttaaaaaaattcctCAACTTATACACCAATTATCGACTAAAGTAAGCTCAATCACTTATTCTGCCACTTTAACAAGGACTTTGAAATTTGTATGCACTTTACAAATGactatttaatatttcaatagagaaaaaaatatttaataatttctttCTGTTTGCTCAAAATTTAGTGAATAAAGTCCTCGATATTTATATTGGAAAGACATAATAAATAaccaataaaataatcaaacgTAGATAAATCGATCTTGAcatcattttgatttttcttctaaaaagaGGACTTAAAGATTTGATCTAAGTAGTAGTTATTTGTTTATTCATAAGATGAAGTATATTATACATCAACTCTAGTGTCATTTGCAAAagaatcttttttattttcaacttgCATTTTCAAACTTTGACTTTCTATTTTCTAACGTAAGATGGTTGAAttttgaaagtgaaaaaaaatgtaCTCTCCCTCTGTCTTTATATACTTCTCAAATTTTGACTTTGATACATTTAATAAGAAAGTAATTATTGGTATAGcgaatttaccattttatccatattaattgataaggtattaaatatatcactatatttttcaaagacaGTAATTCAATGATAATAAATTGGGAggataataggaaaaaataaaaattccttccttaatttgtcaaaaacatcaagtaaaaagaaaaattaaattaaaaaatatttgacaagtaaacaagaatggagggagtatatgtAACAACATTAATTGGGGTTGAAATTAAATTGTTATACTTTCAATATAATCTGATTTGTCACATCATGTGGTTAATCCAGACTAGACTAacataaataaactttaaatttaattgtgGCATGTTTccaaaaaaatctttttctcCCTTTCAAGACGGTTGTTGTGGTCCCTAAAATTACTATACAATGCCCTTTTAATTCAGAATTTGATGTTTTCTAATATTGCAATAATTATAACTTAACTACACATGCATCAATTCCACCACATATCGACTTTATATTTTGACCCAAATAGTGTTCCTGCTATACGTACTGGGTGGGGTGAAGATTTTTACTACGAGagtttgaaatataaaaaataaatatataaagagGTCAAAGAAAATTtgatattactatatatatgtaaaagataattataattatgtataaataatgtatttttcACCAAAGGGAGGCTCTGCACCTGGTTGGAGATGTTGGGGGAATTGATTAGAAACAAATACGAGCTCCCTCGGTTCAGTTTTACAtattaagaattttaaaaatagatttcacgtttaatatataaaagaataatagtaatttttttttgtataccCTCAACATAAATTGTTTATTCGTCAaatctctttttcaaaaaatgtgaAGTTCTTTTTTATTAGAAGCAAAAAATATTACGCGTTACAcacttttttgtttgtttgtttattatatgggtgtttaaaatattattgcTATTGATACATATCCAATCTTTGCACTATCATAACATATACGTACGTACACTAGATTAATCCTGAAAAAAAGGATGACTGATAaatcaaattaacttaaaattaagaattaaattATGATGACATATATGTTTGATTGTTGAG
The Solanum stenotomum isolate F172 chromosome 12, ASM1918654v1, whole genome shotgun sequence DNA segment above includes these coding regions:
- the LOC125849332 gene encoding uncharacterized protein LOC125849332 gives rise to the protein MYGSRGAMLGSGGFSDGYEIGSKRPRMMESNPYFAVNSSASGYQQAFDYDNRSPPSAFPVVRLRGLPFDCTEIDIYKFFAGLDIVDIFVVNKDGRFSGEAFVVFAGHIQVDYALRRDRQNMGRRYVEVFSCKKQDYYQAIAAEVKEGGYESDYRASPAPRPKRAQNKDQMEYTEILKMRGLPYRCKKSDILKFFGKEFNLTDDKINITYRSDGKATGDAYVEFASAEEAKEAMCKDNMEIGSRYIELFPSYPDEARQAGSRSRR